One Mycobacterium paraseoulense genomic window, AGCTGATGCGCGCTGCGGTATTGCGAGAGGGCCGGATGGTCTGTCGGGACGACGTGCCGGATCCCGTGCCCGGGGCCGGGCAGGTGCTCGTCGGCGTGCGGGCATGCGGGATATGCGGTTCGGACCTGCATTTCGCGGCGCACGGCGCACACGTGCTGCAGATGAGCGATCGGGTGGCCGGCGGCGCGGGCGGCATGCACGTCGACCTGAACCACGACGTCTTCATGGGGCACGAGTTCAGCGCCGAGGTTCTCGAGGCCGGACCCGACACCGAAACCCACCCGCCGGGAACGCTGGTCACATCGCTTCCGGTGTTGTTGTCCGCCAAGGGCGTCGAGCCAATCGTCTACAGCAACAGCACAATCGGTGGTTACGCCGAACGTATGCTCCTTTCGGCGCCGCTGCTGCTGCCCGTCCCGAACGGCCTGGACTTCAAACATGCGGCCCTGACCGAACCCATGGCGGTGGGGTTGCACGCCGTCAACAAGTCCAACATCGCCCCCGGCGAGACGGCCCTGGTCATCGGGTGCGGCCCGATCGGCATCGCGATCATCGCGGCCCTAAGCGCGCGGGGTATCGAAAACGTTGTGGCGTCCGATTTTTCGCCGAAACGCCGCGAACTCGCCGCCGCCATGGGCGCCCACCATACGCTGGACGCCGCACAGGGTTCGCCGTTCGACTCCGTCAAGCCCGCCGTGGTGTTCGAGGCGGTCGGAGTACCTGGCATCATCGATGACGTCCTGCTCCGGGCCCGGCCGGGCACCCGCCTGGTGGTCGCCGGCGTTTGCATGCAGCCCGACACCGTGCATCCGTTCTTCGCGATTGCCAAAGAGATCACTGTTCAGTTCGTCCTCGCCTACACACCGGAGGAATTCACCGACTCGCTGCGCGCGCTGGCCGAGGGTGACATCGACGTGAATCCGCTGATCACCGGGGAGGTCGGCCTGGACGGGGTCGGCGCCGCCTTTGACGAACTCGCCGACCCCGAACGGCACTGCAAGGTTCTGGTCACCCCTTGACCCGCCGTTAGGCCCAGCTGGATCCGACGGCGCTGTCGGTGCCGGCCATGTTGCTGCCCGCGGTTTGCACCTTCTGCCCGTGAGCGTTGGCCTGCTCGTAGATCACCTGGAAGTTGCGGCCCAGCTGGATGATGAACTCCTGGCACGCCGCCGAACCGGCACCGCCCCAAAAGTCGCCGGCGGCAAGCACATCGCGGACGATGGCCTGGTGTTCGGCCTCCAACGACGCGGCCTGTGCGCGAATGGTGGCCCCGTGGGAGTCGACATCACCGAATTGATAGTTGATCGTCATGTTGAACGTCTCCTGTTGGTAGAGGGGTTGATTGGTGGATTAGCTGCCCAGGACTTGCTGGGAGGCCTGCTCTTGCTGCTCGTAGTTGTCGGCGTCCCGAACCAGCCCATCCCGCACGCTGTGCAGCATGTTGACGATGTTGCGGAACGCTTGATTCATCTGGCCCATGGTGTCGTACGACGTCGCCTGCGCCTGGCCGCTCCAGCCGGCGCCGGAGATGTTCTGCGACGACGCCCACATCTTGCGGGCCTCGTCCTCCACCGTTTGGGCGTGGACCTCGAAGCGGCCCGCCATGTCCCGCATCGCGTGCGGATCGGTCATGAATCGTGCTGTCATTGAAGCTCTCCTTCGAAATTTGTTGTCAGGTGTGAATACTGGTCATCACTACGTCGAGGGCGCTTCTCCTTCCGTCATCCGACCACTCGCGGCAATACGCTTGCCGGAGTCGGCATGGTGCCACCGAATCCGCGCATCTCCATGCCGCCCGCTTGGGCCGCAGAGTTGCTCGAGGGTCGCAGCATTCGAGCCGCAGCGCCGGCACCCGCCAGTGGTGCGCCGGCCGGCGCGGCAGCTTCGGGAGTCGCCGCGGTCCAGCCGGACGGAACCGACAGGCCTCCGATGGGAGTGGCCTGGCCCATGGCCGCCGACGGCATCAGCCGCGCCGACGCCAGCCTCTCCGGAGCTTGCATCAGCGGCTGTGCGGGGATGAAACGTTGCATCCCGGACATCGCCCCCGGGGAGAAGGCGCTGGATGCGGGTATGCCGCCGGCAAGGGCGGCGCTGGAGGCGGGCACCCCACCCAGTGCCGTCGTGCCGGCGCCGCCCCCCTGGCCGAAGGGCATCCCGAGTAGGTCGGTGAAGCTGCCGATCGCCGATAGGAAGCCGCTTGCCAGCGACGAGGCGGGCGAATTGAGCGTCGAGGTCAGCCCCATGGCCGCTTGAGTCGCCATTCCCTGGGTGACGCCCTGCATAGCGGGCTCGGCGGAGGTGGTGGGCGGGGCGACGGCCATCGGCGCGAGCATGGCCGCCGCCGACGAGGCGCCGGCATAGGCGTACATGGCCATGGCGTCCTGGGCCCACATCTCGCCGTACTGCGCTTCGGTGGCCGCGATCGCCGGGGTGTTTATCCCCAGGAAGTTGGTCGCGACGAGCTGCATCAGCAGGGCCCGATTGGCGGCGATGAGCGGCGGCGGCACGGTGGCCGCAAACGCCGCCTCGTGGGCGACCGCAGCCGCGGTCGCTTGCATCCCCGCCTGCTCGGCCTGCGCGGCCGTGGCGTGCATCCAGGTCACGTAGGGAGCGGCGGCGGCGGCCATCGCGGCCGAAGACGGTCCCTGCCAGCCGGACTCGGTGAGTTCGAGGACCACCGTCCCGTAACTCGTCGCGGCTGAGCGCAGCTCCGCGGCCAATCCTTCCCAGGCCATCGCCGCCGCCAGCATCGACTCTGGTCCCGGGCCCGCATACATCAGACCGGAATTGATCTCCGGGGGCATCGCACCGAAATCCATGACTACATTCCTCTCTTTCCGTGGTTTCGCTATGCCAGCGCCGGCACGGGCTTCGGGCCGGCGGCGGCTTTGATGGCCGCGTGCGCGTGCACGACGTGCTCGCCGGGCGTGCCGGCAGGCAGGTGCATCGGGGCGACGTGTTCGGCGGGCAGGGCGGAAGCCAGGTCGGCCGCCGCGAGCGGCATCCGGTGGACGGGCGCCGTCGGCGCCAGCTGCGAAGGCGAGATGTGCTGGCCGGCACCCAAATCCGCGCCCGCGACATTCTCGGCGGGCGCCGGGCGGGCGGGCGCGACGTGCTCGAGATGCCGGGCGGGCGCCATGTGCGCAGGCGTGAGGTGCTCGGCGGGAGTTGCCG contains:
- a CDS encoding zinc-binding dehydrogenase gives rise to the protein MRAAVLREGRMVCRDDVPDPVPGAGQVLVGVRACGICGSDLHFAAHGAHVLQMSDRVAGGAGGMHVDLNHDVFMGHEFSAEVLEAGPDTETHPPGTLVTSLPVLLSAKGVEPIVYSNSTIGGYAERMLLSAPLLLPVPNGLDFKHAALTEPMAVGLHAVNKSNIAPGETALVIGCGPIGIAIIAALSARGIENVVASDFSPKRRELAAAMGAHHTLDAAQGSPFDSVKPAVVFEAVGVPGIIDDVLLRARPGTRLVVAGVCMQPDTVHPFFAIAKEITVQFVLAYTPEEFTDSLRALAEGDIDVNPLITGEVGLDGVGAAFDELADPERHCKVLVTP
- a CDS encoding WXG100 family type VII secretion target; translation: MTINYQFGDVDSHGATIRAQAASLEAEHQAIVRDVLAAGDFWGGAGSAACQEFIIQLGRNFQVIYEQANAHGQKVQTAGSNMAGTDSAVGSSWA
- a CDS encoding WXG100 family type VII secretion target, giving the protein MTARFMTDPHAMRDMAGRFEVHAQTVEDEARKMWASSQNISGAGWSGQAQATSYDTMGQMNQAFRNIVNMLHSVRDGLVRDADNYEQQEQASQQVLGS
- a CDS encoding PPE family protein is translated as MDFGAMPPEINSGLMYAGPGPESMLAAAMAWEGLAAELRSAATSYGTVVLELTESGWQGPSSAAMAAAAAPYVTWMHATAAQAEQAGMQATAAAVAHEAAFAATVPPPLIAANRALLMQLVATNFLGINTPAIAATEAQYGEMWAQDAMAMYAYAGASSAAAMLAPMAVAPPTTSAEPAMQGVTQGMATQAAMGLTSTLNSPASSLASGFLSAIGSFTDLLGMPFGQGGGAGTTALGGVPASSAALAGGIPASSAFSPGAMSGMQRFIPAQPLMQAPERLASARLMPSAAMGQATPIGGLSVPSGWTAATPEAAAPAGAPLAGAGAAARMLRPSSNSAAQAGGMEMRGFGGTMPTPASVLPRVVG